One genomic region from Quercus robur chromosome 4, dhQueRobu3.1, whole genome shotgun sequence encodes:
- the LOC126723837 gene encoding putative disease resistance RPP13-like protein 1 isoform X7, whose product MSLVFRESVKKKLEKWRQTLSAIQMVLKDAEEKQLTDEDVKQWLEAIRDLAYDLEDLFDDFAIEAMQRKLKAEPESGSPASMVRNLVPTRFTPSAVKFNLTMKFEIEKISKRLKEITEQKDRLGLKDGGMSVKIWKRPSSTSVPYGPVIGRDEDRKKIIELILKDEQTDDANFHVISIVGMAGVGKTTLARLVYNDDAVKHFNPRAWICVSDDFDVMMVTKALLESVTSQPCHLKELNEVQVKLASELEGKKFLLVLDDLWNENYGLWEALLPPFSAGAAGSRIIVTTRNASVGKVMGAVQSYNLDFISDNDCWAIFVQHSLMNENVGRPGNSGLIRERILERCRGLPLAARTLGGLFRGKELDEWEDIMNGKLWSSSNMGSDIFPILRLSYHHLPHHLKRCFAYCSLFPRDYEFEEKQLILLWMAEGLIYQAEGDKPMEDLGGEYFRDLLSRSFFQQSSSNKSRFVMHDLISDLAQWVAGISYFRLETKLEGNERSKVSRKARHLSFVGSRYDGAKKFEAISEFKHLRTFLPLMAPYVGYSYLSYHIINQLLPKLQNLRVLSLSGYRIVYLPETIGDLKHLRYLDLSRTQLRSLPASISTLYNLQTLLLENCSSLKFLPPDFGKLFNLRHLNIFGSNLLEGMPLSIGNLTSLQTLSNFVVGKADSFCVIRELGPLVHLRGTLCISKLENVTKAQEARDSYLYGKQDLNEVVMEWSSNLNESQDEETQLEVLNMLQPNVKLKELTVKCYGGTKFPTWIGDPSFSNLVFLRFENCDNCNFLPPVGQLPFLKDLLIKGMAGVKSVGREFYGESCSRSFQSLEILHFENMPRWENWTPLGVNEAFPCLRKLSIIRCHNLVRKLPGHLPSLKKLVIHGCWNLVVSVSNLPMLCVLVIEGCKRVECESSVGFGSPYSMVFSKISEFGNATAGLMHGVSKVEYLKIVDSEKLTTLWEKIPEGLHRLKFLRELSIEDCPTLVSFPASGFPSMLKVIQIKSCSGLKSLLPEGTLHSRENACLERLCVVRCDSMKSIARGQLPTTLKRLEISHCMNLQCALDEGEGSSSSSSVMHDEDMNNRSKTHLQYLDIKSCPSLTTLTSSGKLPATLTHLLLRECPKLMCLSSTGKLPAALQYLEIQSISKLQKIAERLHQNTSLECIKIWNCHGLKSLPDDLHNLSKLRQFQIFWCQSFSSFPAAGLPSNLRVLGIKNCKNLKALPNGMRNLTSLQKLDISNRLDSLPSPQEGLPTNLIELNMNDLKLYKPMFEWGLQQLTSLIKLSIHGECLDVDSFPGERKNGVMILLPNSLSILCISYFQNLECLSPRGFQNLTSLNQLKIYNCLKLTSLPKEGLPPSLSQLEIRNCPLLSQHCNNEKGQEWSKIAHIPCVLIDNKFIHETVTTDSFTTQLNR is encoded by the coding sequence ATGAGCTTGGTGTTCAGGGAAAGTGTCAAGAAGAAGCTGGAGAAATGGAGGCAAACCCTGTCGGCGATTCAGATGGTTCTTAAAGATGCTGAGGAGAAGCAACTGACGGATGAAGATGTGAAGCAATGGCTGGAAGCTATCAGAGATTTGGCTTATGATCTTGAAGActtatttgatgattttgccATTGAAGCTATGCAGCGCAAGTTGAAGGCAGAACCTGAGTCTGGTAGCCCAGCAAGTATGGTTAGAAACTTAGTCCCTACTCGTTTTACTCCTAGTGCtgttaaattcaaccttacgaTGAAGTTTGAGATTGAAAAAATCAGTAAACGGTTAAAAGAAATAACTGAACAAAAAGACAGACTTGGGTTGAAAGATGGTGGTATGTCTGTAAAGATATGGAAAAGGCCATCCAGCACAAGTGTGCCATATGGACCTGTGATAGGCAGAGATGAAGATAGAAAGAAGATTATAGAACTCATTTTAAAAGATGAGCAAACTGATGATGCTAATTTTCATGTCATTTCTATTGTTGGTATGGCTGGGGTTGGTAAGACAACACTTGCTAGGCTTGTGTACAATGATGATGCAGTTAAGCATTTCAATCCAAGAGCCTGGATATGTGTGTCTGATGACTTTGATGTTATGATGGTAACAAAAGCTCTTCTTGAATCAGTCACTTCCCAACCCTGCCATCTCAAAGAGTTGAATGAAGTTCAGGTGAAGCTGGCGAGTGAATTAGAGGGTAAAAAGTTCTTGCTTGTTTTAGATGATCTTTGGAATGAGAATTATGGCCTGTGGGAAGCACTGCTACCTCCTTTCAGTGCTGGAGCAGCAGGGAGTCGAATAATCGTGACCACACGAAATGCAAGTGTTGGAAAGGTGATGGGAGCAGTTCAGTCTTATAATCTGGATTTCATATCCGACAATGATTGCTGGGCAATATTTGTCCAGCATTCCTTGATGAATGAAAATGTTGGTAGACCTGGGAATTCAGGCCTAATTCGTGAGAGAATTCTTGAAAGGTGCAGGGGATTGCCTTTGGCAGCAAGGACTCTTGGTGGCCTTTTCCGTGGTAAAGAGTTAGATGAGTGGGAGGATATAATGAATGGCAAATTGTGGAGTTCATCAAACATGGGAAGTGACATATTTCCCATATTAAGATTGAGCTACCACCATCTCCCTCATCATCTAAAGAGGTGCTTTGCTTATTGTTCATTATTCCCAAGGGACTATGAATTTGAAGAGAAGCAACTGATCCTGCTTTGGATGGCAGAAGGTTTGATTTATCAAGCAGAAGGTGATAAGCCGATGGAAGATTTAGGTGGCGAGTACTTTCGTGATCTACTGTCAAGGTCATTTTTTCAGCAGTCAAGCAGTAATAAATCACGATTCGTGATGCACGACCTCATCAGTGATTTAGCTCAATGGGTTGCAGGAATAAGCTACTTCAGGTTGGAGACTAAACTGGAGGGCAACGAGCGAAGCAAAGTTTCCAGAAAAGCTCGCCATTTATCTTTTGTTGGTAGCAGATATGATGGAGCtaagaagtttgaggcaattTCTGAATTCAAGCATTTGCGGACCTTCCTACCACTAATGGCACCATATGTTGGGTACTCCTATCTGTCTTATCACATTATTAATCAATTGCTGCCTAAATTACAAAACCTACGGGTGCTTTCTTTGAGTGGATATCGCATAGTTTATCTACCAGAAACAATTGGTGATCTCAAGCATTTGCGGTACCTTGACCTTTCTCGCACACAACTCAGAAGCTTGCCTGCATCAATAAGCACTctttacaatttacaaacaTTGCTATTAGAAAATTGCTCTTCTTTAAAGTTCTTGCCTCCTGATTTTGGTAAACTGTTCAACCTGCgtcatttgaatatttttggATCAAATTTATTGGAAGGAATGCCTCTAAGCATAGGTAATTTGACTAGTCTCCAAACATTGTCCAACTTTGTTGTGGGCAAAGCAGATAGTTTCTGTGTAATAAGAGAGCTAGGGCCCTTGGTGCATCTTCGAGGGACACTCTGCATCTCAAAATTGGAGAATGTAACTAAAGCTCAGGAGGCAAGAGACAGTTATTTATATGGTAAGCAAGACCTTAATGAGGTTGTGATGGAATGGAGTAGCAACCTTAATGAATCACAAGATGAAGAAACCCAGTTGGAAGTACTTAACATGCTACAGCCTAATGTGAAGTTGAAAGAGCTTACTGTGAAGTGCTATGGCGGAACCAAATTCCCAACTTGGATAGGAGATCCTTCATTTTCTAATTTAGTGTTCCTAAGGTTTGAAAATTGTGATAACTGCAATTTCTTGCCACCAGTTGGGCAACTACCCTTTCTCAAAGATCTTCTCATTAAAGGAATGGCTGGAGTGAAGAGTGTTGGCCGAGAGTTTTATGGGGAAAGTTGCTCGAGATCTTTTCAATCCTTGGAGATCTTGCATTTTGAGAATATGCCAAGATGGGAAAACTGGACTCCTCTTGGAGTTAATGAAGCATTTCCTTGCTTGCGTAAGCTTTCAATCATAAGATGCCATAATCTGGTGAGAAAATTGCCAGGCCATCTTCCTTCATTAAAAAAGCTTGTGATTCATGGATGCTGGAATTTGGTAGTTTCAGTTTCAAACTTACCAATGCTGTGTGTATTAGTAATTGAGGGATGCAAAAGAGTGGAATGTGAAAGTTCTGTTGGCTTTGGCTCACCATACTCCAtggttttttcaaaaatttcagagTTTGGAAATGCAACAGCAGGGTTAATGCATGGAGTAAGTAAAGTAGAATATTTGAAGATTGTTGATTCTGAAAAGCTCACAACTTTGTGGGAGAAAATACCTGAAGGGTTGCACAGACTCAAATTCCTACGAGAGCTGTCTATTGAAGACTGCCCAACACTAGTTTCCTTTCCAGCATCTGGTTTTCCATCCATGCTGAaagtaattcaaataaaaaGCTGCAGTGGTCTGAAATCATTACTACCAGAGGGAACGTTGCACAGCAGAGAAAATGCATGTCTTGAGCGGTTGTGTGTTGTTCGTTGTGATTCTATGAAGTCCATTGCCAGAGGACAGCTACCAACAACTCTAAAAAGGTTGGAGATATCTCATTGTATGAATTTGCAGTGTGCGCTAGACGAGGGAGagggttcttcttcttcttcttcagtgaTGCATGATGAGGATATGAACAACAGAAGCAAAACTCATCTTCAGTACTTAGACATCAAATCATGTCCATCTCTCACAACCTTAACTTCAAGTGGCAAGTTACCTGCCACGCTTACACACCTCCTTCTGAGGGAATGCCCAAAGCTCATGTGTTTGTCATCAACAGGTAAATTGCCAGCAGCACTTCAATACCTTGAGATTCAATCAATCTCAAAGCTGCAGAAAATAGCAGAGAGGTTGCACCAGAACACATCCCTTGAATGCATTAAGATTTGGAATTGCCATGGCCTTAAATCCTTGCCGGATGACCTACACAACCTCAGCAAACTTCGCCAGTTCCAAATTTTTTGGTGTCAAAGTTTTTCTTCCTTCCCAGCAGCAGGGTTGCCTTCAAACCTGAGAGTTCTCGGGATCAAAAACTGTAAGAATCTCAAGGCCTTACCTAACGGTATGCGCAACCTCACTTCTCTTCAGAAATTGGATATATCTAACCGTCTAGACAGTCTGCCCTCTCCACAAGAGGGTTTACCTACCAACCTAATAGAACTTAATATGAATGACCTGAAGTTATACAAACCAATGTTTGAGTGGGGGTTGCAACAACTCACTTCTCTTATAAAACTCTCCATTCATGGTGAATGTCTAGATGTTGATTCCTTTCCAGGTGAGAGGAAGAATGGGGTCATGATTCTGCTGCCAAACTCTCTCTCAATTCTATGcatttcatattttcaaaaccTGGAATGTCTGTCCCCCAGGGGGTTTCAAAACCTCACATCTTTAAACCAACTAAAGATCTATAATTGCCTAAAGCTCACATCCTTACCAAAGGAGGGCCTGCCTCCCTCACTTTCACAACTTGAAATCCGTAATTGTCCTCTGCTAAGTCAACATTGCAATAACGAGAAAGGACAAGAGTGGTCCAAGATAGCTCACATCCCTTGTGTTTTGATTGACAACAAATTTATCCATGAAACAGTGACAACAGATTCATTCACAACACAGCTCAACAGGTGA